The window AACATGATTTAAGAACAAGGATAGTTACAttgccaaaaaaatatatatccaaaAGTAATCAAAATGTGGCAACAGTCTCATGGCAGTAAGAGATTGAACCTAATGAGACTATACTGAATCAAGATCATATAGTATCGGGCGACCCAATACATAGTGAAAAGATCATCTCTAATTGTAAGAGACTAATTAAGAGATCATCTCTAATTGTAAGAGACTAAGAGATCATCTCCAATTGTGAGAGACTACCCCTCCGATAACATTTTCTGATAAGTTACATATGATGATTATCTGTTATAGGAAGATTTATCGgttaacttattaaaaaaaaaaaatatttgtcgGTTTGAACTTTGAGCAATGaaataattcaataaatttacTAAAGCCAGTAGTGCTTTCTTAGCTTAATAGACCTAAAAGTAAAGaagaattataaataataagaaaggaaaaaaatttaTCTATCATGAGGAGTGAACACATGTGGATCTGCTTCTCATGAACATCTTCCAATCCGACAAGTTGTTGTCCAACACTCGATTTCTCACATGTGGATAACCCCGTAATTTGTAATCCGTCGGATTAAAAACCGGTAACTCCTTACTAAACCGGTTTAGGTTCGGTATACCGAAAACCGGGGTTTCCTCAGTTAGGTTCCCCATAAATCTTGCACTGTTTGTCTTTAGACATCTCTCTATCACCTTGTTCTCTTCTCTAAATTTATCCCTAATGTTCCTGAGGGTTTGGCAGAACCGGTTCGGTTTAGTATCTGGGCGATTCTCTTTGGTTTTGTGTGGGAGACGGCTGCATTTCAGACATATGTTCTTTTGCCGGTCTGTGTTGAAGCATCTTCTCTTTGTTTCGTCTGTAAGACATAAATAAGCCTACATGCGTCGAAGGCAACAACATAATTAAGTTCTAGAGTCGAATCTTTGAACCGTAAATAACCGGATTTCTCAAGAAAACTTAATTGAACATACCAAACCGGGTTATAGAACAATGAATGAGTTCATTGATAACACGCGGATGCTATTACTAAGTAAGTTCATGTCCACACACATTTTATAGCTTATAAtaataagatataaaattgtagaaaataaataactatattcatgtttaaattgttttcatataaataagaaaaaaatggcTGACCTCGTGGATGAGCTTAAAAGCAATATCTGCTTTTGGGTGGCTGTTTTTATCAGGATGAACCTTCATAACTGAGATAAATAACGATTTATCTTAGAGATTGGTCATAACAAAAATGTTTAACATCTAATGTTTATGATTATTCATACTGAAACTGAAACAAAACCGGACCTAGTTTGTGATATCGTTTACGTATGAGCTTGACCTCTGCAT of the Brassica rapa cultivar Chiifu-401-42 chromosome A03, CAAS_Brap_v3.01, whole genome shotgun sequence genome contains:
- the LOC103859181 gene encoding dnaJ homolog subfamily B member 8, with protein sequence MGKIRSGQDPKAALVSEICSLSRSPIACIHINGNSVSCFIDWYLILGIQEDAEVKLIRKRYHKLVMKVHPDKNSHPKADIAFKLIHEAYLCLTDETKRRCFNTDRQKNICLKCSRLPHKTKENRPDTKPNRFCQTLRNIRDKFREENKVIERCLKTNSARFMGNLTEETPVFGIPNLNRFSKELPVFNPTDYKLRGYPHVRNRVLDNNLSDWKMFMRSRSTCVHSS